In Gavia stellata isolate bGavSte3 chromosome 28, bGavSte3.hap2, whole genome shotgun sequence, a single genomic region encodes these proteins:
- the LOC132319417 gene encoding uncharacterized protein LOC132319417, which translates to MRRCRGAGLAGLAALLLVAAGRAQVHQDPSAETTESTSISINCSHPNIQTGEVIHWYRQLPGRGPTFLALALKESKELQDPPGRLSVAADRRSSALWLARPRCGDAAVYYCALEDTGRGAGAAAGQEPPRAGPGVRVRGGGTAVDVPARGRCRSVHRVLLAPPGPAQSRARFPAPRSPGTGCSMITGTVTGITPCPLESTPTLSTSSH; encoded by the exons ATgcggcggtgccggggcgcAGGGCTGGCGGGGTTGGCCGCGCTGCTCCTGG tggctgcaggcagagcccaggTGCATCAGGACCCGTCAGCAGAGACCACCGAGAGCACCAGCATCAGCATCAACTGCTCACACCCCAACATACAGACCGGCGAGGTCATCCACTGGTACCGTCAGCTCCCTGGCAGAGGCCCCACATTCCTCGCACTCGCTCTTAAAGAGTCCAAAGAGCTGCAGGACCCGCCGGGGCGGCTGTCGGTGGCAGCAGACCGCCGGTCCAGCGCCCTGTGGCTCGCCCGGCCCCGGTGCGGGGACGCGGCGGTGTATTACTGCGCCCTGGAAGACACGGGGAGaggagccggggctgcggccgggcAAGAACCgccgcgggcggggccgggcgtgCGTGTCAGGGGCGGGGGGACAGCCGTGGACGTGCCCGCCAGGGGGCGCTGCCGCTCCGTCCACCGGGTCCTCCTCGCCCCACCCGGCCCCGCCCAGTCCCGGGCCCGGTTCCCCGCCCCACGCAGCCCAGGCACCGGCTGCAGCATGATCACTGGCACCGTCACCGGCATCACCCCGTGCCCCTTGGAGTCCACGCCTACGCTCAGCACCTCTTCTCATTGA